The following is a genomic window from Apis cerana isolate GH-2021 linkage group LG6, AcerK_1.0, whole genome shotgun sequence.
TACCTGGAATGCCAGGTAGTAATATGCCTCCTGTACCAATAATGAGAATGTTTGGTGTTACAGAATTAGGAAATTCAGTTTGTTGTCATGTACATGGTTTTAAtccttatttatatgttatagcaccaacaaattttaatgatcatCATTGTAGATTATTTAaggtatgtaattttaaaaatcaatatatatcagtatgttttaaacaaatatcacaaattattttattgcaattaattattttattatttaggagGCTTTAGATAAAGCAATATTGAAAGATATGAGATCCAATCCAGAAAACATTCAGGTGGCTGTATTAGCTGTTGAACgagtatttaaacaaaatatgtatGGATATACAGGAGATgaaaaatcattgtttttaaaaattacattagcACTTCCAAAATTAGTATCACGTTGTAAGAAAATAGTTGAAGAAGAAACTATTTTATCTGATTTTAAACATCGATATACAGCTTTTGAAagcaatattgattttgatattagGTGTGTACTTGAATTATATCtttcactttttaattttaattttttctaaacaaataattatttatttaagatttatggTTGATACATCAGTAGTTGGATGTTCATGGATTGAATTACCACCTAAAACTTGGAAGCTTCGACAACATTTTGGACACAATTTACCATTAACTGCAAGATGTCAGTTAGAAGTTGATGTTGCTTGGGATACTTTTATTGCACATGCTCCACAAGGAGAATGGTCAAAAATTGCTCCATTTAGAATTCTTAGTTTTGATATTGAATGTGCAGGACGCAaaggtaaaaatttatcttttaattaaacaaacttttttatatgatacataattcacttaatttaattataatttatataattttaatataaatataggtaTATTTCCCGAACCAAATCATGATCCAGTGATACAAATTGCTAATATGGTAATAAAACAAGGAGAATCAGAAccatttttacgaaatattttcactcTTGACACTTGTGCACCAATTGTTGGTTGTCAAGTTTTAAGTTTTGAAACAGAACATAAAATGTTAGAAGTatgactttattattttaaatttaactttgcattaatcatattgaaaatcaaccaatatatgttatattttattcttcttagaAATGGGCTGATTTTGTGAGACAATTAGATCCTGATATTTTTACaggatataacataaataattttgattttccttatttaattaatcgagcaAGTCATCTTAATGTACgagatttctattttcttggtcgaataaaaaacataaaatctgTAATTAAAACTCAAGTACTTCAAAGCAAACAAATGGGTCGtcgtgaaaataaatctattaattttgaagGAAGAGTTCCATTTGATTTATTGTtggtaaaatcaattatttttagaattattaattataaacttatataacaatagatatttatgattatgtttttttaggTATTGGTtagagattataaattaagatcTTATACTTTAAATGCTGtctcttatcattttttacaagaaCAAAAAGAAGATGTTCATCATAGTATTATCACAGATTTACAAAATGGTAATGCACAAACACGTCGAAGACTTGCCGTTTATTGTTTGAAAGATGCATATTTACCACTTAGATTGTTGGATAAGTTGAtgtgtattttcatttatatggaAATGGCAAGAGTTACTGGAGTTTCCATATCTAGTTTATTAACACGAGGTCAACAAATTAAAGTTGTTTCACAATTATTGAGAAAGGTTAATAACAATAGCAAACTAGGTAACtgtaattgcaattaaaattctactaaagatatttaatttcagacTCGAGAAAAAGACTATTTAATGCCAGTGCATCGAGGTCAAGCTAGTGATGAACAATTTGAAGGAGCAACAGTTATAGAACCAAAACGTGGATATTATAATGATCCTATTGCAACTTTAGATTTTAGTTCTCTATATCCTAGTATTATTATGGCTCACAATTTATGTTACACAACATTGTTAAAATACGACAAACAGActaaaaacaatattcaatcagataatattactataactcctaatgattcaaaatttgtCAAAGTTAACATAAGAAAAGGAATCCTTccagaaattttagaaaatctttTGTCAGCTAGAAAAGCGGCAAAAGCtgaactaaaaaaagaaactgatccattaaaacaaaaagtttTAGATGGTAGACAATATGCTTTAAAAGTATCTGCTAATTCTGTGTATGGTTTTACTGGAGCACAAATGGGAAAACTACCATGTTTGGAAATATCTGCAGtaggattttaatatttaaactttttagtaaattatattattttatatatataataaaaaacattaattttcagAGTGTCACTGCATATGGACGTACTATGATAGAACAAACAAAACAGGAAGTAGAAGAACAATACTGCATTTCCaaaggatataaaaataatgcagtGGTTGTATATGGTGATACTGATTctgttatgattaaatttggTGTGAAAACAGTAGAAGAAGCTATGGAACTTGGTAAAGAAGCAGCAGAATACGTAtcctcaaaatttttaaagccaATAAAACtggaatttgaaaaagtatattttccatatttgttaattaataaaaaacgataCGCCGGTCTATATTTTACTCGTCCAgacaaatatgataaaatggaTTGCAAAGGTCTAGAAACTGTACGAAGAGATAATTGTCCATTAGTAGCAAATATGATGAATACttgtttacaaaaattacttattgacaggtaataatattatatttatataataaaataagaatattcaatctgttatatttatgcatttttttttgtagaaatcCCACTGATGCTATGAATTAtgcaaaacaaattataagtGATCTTTTATGTAATCGTATAGATATTTCTCAGTTAGtaattacaaaagaattaaCTAAAACTGATTATGCAGCTAAACAAGCACATGTTGAATTAGcagcaaaaatgaaaaaacgagATGCTGGAAATGCACCAAAACTTGGTGATAGAGTACCATATGTTTTTATACGAGCAGCCAAAGGCACACCAGCTTATCAAAAAGCAGAAGATCCAATTTATGttctagaaaataatattcctatagatacaaattattatttagaaaatcaaTTAGCTAAACCACTAGTACGTATTTTTGAACCAATCCTTGGTGAAAAAGCTGAATCACTTTTATTGAAAGGAGATCATACACGCACAAAATCTGTTGCTACATCAAAAGTTGGTGCTTTGTCTGCATTTACACGTAAAAAGGAAGTATGCTTAGGTTGCAAAGCCGTTCTTGTAccggaaagagaaaaaatggcattatgtaaatattgtgAATCAAAAGAAGcagaattatatcaaaatgaattGTATCTTGgtagaaaattagaagaaaagttTTGTAGATTATGGACAGAATGTCAAAGATGCCAGGGAAGTCTTCATCAAGAAGTATTATGCACAAGGTGCGCTCTTTAAACaagtgaaaaatatcatatatttttattaaattaggataattattaaaatgtaatgatattaaatttaattttatatcttttcagTCGTGATTGTCCAATATTCTATATGAGAAAGAAAGTTCAAATGGAACTAGATACGCAAATGAAACGAATTGAAAGATTTGGAATTCCATCATGGTAAAATTGATCAGTAAATGTGACAGGTacgtttttatatatgttattgatttatacaaaaagataactttaaaataaatatatgtattaatcaaacaattccaatattgaaaataaaaaaactaggATAGAACAcaaatattgcattattaatataaaatatttaatctttttttgtaaatttttttacaaattatacataaaaaaatgaataaattcatataataatataatttaatatataacatatatttttgattatatataaattgaaatttttttctatatatatagatacattttaaaaatttaaaaattatataaatcaatcttattagaatgaataattaaaatgcaattaataattgcgaaatatttattatgaaatagtatttatatagattttgaaTACATAAATTAGTTATCAAATCTTAGTACATTGCTCAAGaagtttatttgaataattaatacttaattagaatttaatatttggtattaaaattaaataattcaatattaaataaaaatactgaaatatattttttaattttcaattgtcaaatgttaaatatgattgaaagattaaatttgtttttgtacGGCAGTATTATAAtacttaacaaatttataaatatcatttaagatATTGTGCTTCAATTTTACACaaaatctttttgttttctatgttgtttttttttttttttgtataaaaaagaacattttACATTTGTACCTTAACattatatgaatgaaattaaaccaattacatatatttacataactaTTCACACAGTATGTCAAAATATTGACACTTCAAACGATTTCCAATTTTactgcaatatttataaataatctttttgattaataataaaaagtgatatatttatattaatatacattacacTTTTTTTACACTTATTGTTtgccaatataatattaaatttataattttttaaaaaaatttaatgaaagggCCGAtgaagtttatataataataaaaatccaaaagatgctgtaatattaagaaataataaaaattgcacagAAAGAATACAGCAATGATTAAAtcacatgaaaaaaatatttaaattgaataaatcttTATGTTTATTGTTCATTTAAACTTctatagaaagataaaatttttgtttttatttttattccctgCTTcacattatgaaaattataaatatcgtttttcgatgaaattcgattaaataagactatttaaaatataattataataaataaacggaaTAAAGTGTCCAGCTTTGCGTGGCTTGTTCAATTTGACAGTCATATGACTAGTCTTCTTAATAAGGCTtaggtaaaaaaatttcttaataatattaatcattttctacTTTGCAGTGCATTTGATAACCAGTCCATTGCTTGATCAAGACCTTCACCTTTTGTTGCAGATGTTTTAAAGATTTGGAACGTTCTATTTTTAAGAGCATCTAATCCAAGAGCCTGATGAACTTCTGCTACACTTAAACATCCTGCCATATCTTGCTTATTTGCCAAAACCACTAAAATGGCACCTTGCAGTTCTTCTTCctgaatatatacaaatattatatatacatttatatattaatgatataagaacataattttaaaattaaaaaattataaattatattctgtatgttAAGAACACTTCATACtgttaatatcattttcatatcAAATTGTTCAtacattgttatttaataaaatttaattacagacaaagtacttaaaattattgatagtcTTCTATGTTAGCAACATAAAGTACTTACTCtcaacatataaattaattcatcttttGATATGCCTATCCTATCTTTATCTGCCGAATCCACaacataaattattgcatctgtatttgaataataacacCTCCAATATGgtctgtaaatttaaaatgtaattttatatataaaaattaaactaaaatagattaattagaataaaactaaataaaataaaataaaagatatttttaatttatatctattacatACCTTATACTAGTTTGACCTCCCAGATCCCatacttgaaattttaaatttttatatgtgacCTGTTCTACATTAAATCCTATAGTAGGTATTGTTGTAACCACTTCACCAACCTGCAATCTAgtagatataatattgaaaacaatttcacatgcatattattttacatccaATAGCTTTAAATTGTTATGGcacataaacatatatttaattattggttaTAAACATTCAAACATAAGATATATGAACCATTCATGCAAACAAagacgaa
Proteins encoded in this region:
- the LOC107994169 gene encoding DNA polymerase delta catalytic subunit isoform X1 — its product is MNKRQFSSSTAKKAKYRDEDDDDYPGSFEAELATMDEMEDEFGNTMSQVIEEPIPVQLNKTSKIGPEQENTSSKWNRPPPPELNPQKDALIFQQIEIDHYSGIPLPGMPGSNMPPVPIMRMFGVTELGNSVCCHVHGFNPYLYVIAPTNFNDHHCRLFKEALDKAILKDMRSNPENIQVAVLAVERVFKQNMYGYTGDEKSLFLKITLALPKLVSRCKKIVEEETILSDFKHRYTAFESNIDFDIRFMVDTSVVGCSWIELPPKTWKLRQHFGHNLPLTARCQLEVDVAWDTFIAHAPQGEWSKIAPFRILSFDIECAGRKGIFPEPNHDPVIQIANMVIKQGESEPFLRNIFTLDTCAPIVGCQVLSFETEHKMLEKWADFVRQLDPDIFTGYNINNFDFPYLINRASHLNVRDFYFLGRIKNIKSVIKTQVLQSKQMGRRENKSINFEGRVPFDLLLVLVRDYKLRSYTLNAVSYHFLQEQKEDVHHSIITDLQNGNAQTRRRLAVYCLKDAYLPLRLLDKLMCIFIYMEMARVTGVSISSLLTRGQQIKVVSQLLRKTREKDYLMPVHRGQASDEQFEGATVIEPKRGYYNDPIATLDFSSLYPSIIMAHNLCYTTLLKYDKQTKNNIQSDNITITPNDSKFVKVNIRKGILPEILENLLSARKAAKAELKKETDPLKQKVLDGRQYALKVSANSVYGFTGAQMGKLPCLEISASVTAYGRTMIEQTKQEVEEQYCISKGYKNNAVVVYGDTDSVMIKFGVKTVEEAMELGKEAAEYVSSKFLKPIKLEFEKVYFPYLLINKKRYAGLYFTRPDKYDKMDCKGLETVRRDNCPLVANMMNTCLQKLLIDRNPTDAMNYAKQIISDLLCNRIDISQLVITKELTKTDYAAKQAHVELAAKMKKRDAGNAPKLGDRVPYVFIRAAKGTPAYQKAEDPIYVLENNIPIDTNYYLENQLAKPLVRIFEPILGEKAESLLLKGDHTRTKSVATSKVGALSAFTRKKEVCLGCKAVLVPEREKMALCKYCESKEAELYQNELYLGRKLEEKFCRLWTECQRCQGSLHQEVLCTSRDCPIFYMRKKVQMELDTQMKRIERFGIPSW
- the LOC107994169 gene encoding DNA polymerase delta catalytic subunit isoform X2; this encodes MNKRQFSSSTAKKAKYRDEDDDDYPGSFEAELATMDEMEDEFGNTMSQVIEEGPEQENTSSKWNRPPPPELNPQKDALIFQQIEIDHYSGIPLPGMPGSNMPPVPIMRMFGVTELGNSVCCHVHGFNPYLYVIAPTNFNDHHCRLFKEALDKAILKDMRSNPENIQVAVLAVERVFKQNMYGYTGDEKSLFLKITLALPKLVSRCKKIVEEETILSDFKHRYTAFESNIDFDIRFMVDTSVVGCSWIELPPKTWKLRQHFGHNLPLTARCQLEVDVAWDTFIAHAPQGEWSKIAPFRILSFDIECAGRKGIFPEPNHDPVIQIANMVIKQGESEPFLRNIFTLDTCAPIVGCQVLSFETEHKMLEKWADFVRQLDPDIFTGYNINNFDFPYLINRASHLNVRDFYFLGRIKNIKSVIKTQVLQSKQMGRRENKSINFEGRVPFDLLLVLVRDYKLRSYTLNAVSYHFLQEQKEDVHHSIITDLQNGNAQTRRRLAVYCLKDAYLPLRLLDKLMCIFIYMEMARVTGVSISSLLTRGQQIKVVSQLLRKTREKDYLMPVHRGQASDEQFEGATVIEPKRGYYNDPIATLDFSSLYPSIIMAHNLCYTTLLKYDKQTKNNIQSDNITITPNDSKFVKVNIRKGILPEILENLLSARKAAKAELKKETDPLKQKVLDGRQYALKVSANSVYGFTGAQMGKLPCLEISASVTAYGRTMIEQTKQEVEEQYCISKGYKNNAVVVYGDTDSVMIKFGVKTVEEAMELGKEAAEYVSSKFLKPIKLEFEKVYFPYLLINKKRYAGLYFTRPDKYDKMDCKGLETVRRDNCPLVANMMNTCLQKLLIDRNPTDAMNYAKQIISDLLCNRIDISQLVITKELTKTDYAAKQAHVELAAKMKKRDAGNAPKLGDRVPYVFIRAAKGTPAYQKAEDPIYVLENNIPIDTNYYLENQLAKPLVRIFEPILGEKAESLLLKGDHTRTKSVATSKVGALSAFTRKKEVCLGCKAVLVPEREKMALCKYCESKEAELYQNELYLGRKLEEKFCRLWTECQRCQGSLHQEVLCTSRDCPIFYMRKKVQMELDTQMKRIERFGIPSW
- the LOC107994169 gene encoding DNA polymerase delta catalytic subunit isoform X4; the encoded protein is MDEMEDEFGNTMSQVIEEGPEQENTSSKWNRPPPPELNPQKDALIFQQIEIDHYSGIPLPGMPGSNMPPVPIMRMFGVTELGNSVCCHVHGFNPYLYVIAPTNFNDHHCRLFKEALDKAILKDMRSNPENIQVAVLAVERVFKQNMYGYTGDEKSLFLKITLALPKLVSRCKKIVEEETILSDFKHRYTAFESNIDFDIRFMVDTSVVGCSWIELPPKTWKLRQHFGHNLPLTARCQLEVDVAWDTFIAHAPQGEWSKIAPFRILSFDIECAGRKGIFPEPNHDPVIQIANMVIKQGESEPFLRNIFTLDTCAPIVGCQVLSFETEHKMLEKWADFVRQLDPDIFTGYNINNFDFPYLINRASHLNVRDFYFLGRIKNIKSVIKTQVLQSKQMGRRENKSINFEGRVPFDLLLVLVRDYKLRSYTLNAVSYHFLQEQKEDVHHSIITDLQNGNAQTRRRLAVYCLKDAYLPLRLLDKLMCIFIYMEMARVTGVSISSLLTRGQQIKVVSQLLRKTREKDYLMPVHRGQASDEQFEGATVIEPKRGYYNDPIATLDFSSLYPSIIMAHNLCYTTLLKYDKQTKNNIQSDNITITPNDSKFVKVNIRKGILPEILENLLSARKAAKAELKKETDPLKQKVLDGRQYALKVSANSVYGFTGAQMGKLPCLEISASVTAYGRTMIEQTKQEVEEQYCISKGYKNNAVVVYGDTDSVMIKFGVKTVEEAMELGKEAAEYVSSKFLKPIKLEFEKVYFPYLLINKKRYAGLYFTRPDKYDKMDCKGLETVRRDNCPLVANMMNTCLQKLLIDRNPTDAMNYAKQIISDLLCNRIDISQLVITKELTKTDYAAKQAHVELAAKMKKRDAGNAPKLGDRVPYVFIRAAKGTPAYQKAEDPIYVLENNIPIDTNYYLENQLAKPLVRIFEPILGEKAESLLLKGDHTRTKSVATSKVGALSAFTRKKEVCLGCKAVLVPEREKMALCKYCESKEAELYQNELYLGRKLEEKFCRLWTECQRCQGSLHQEVLCTSRDCPIFYMRKKVQMELDTQMKRIERFGIPSW
- the LOC107994169 gene encoding DNA polymerase delta catalytic subunit isoform X3 gives rise to the protein MDEMEDEFGNTMSQVIEEPIPVQLNKTSKIGPEQENTSSKWNRPPPPELNPQKDALIFQQIEIDHYSGIPLPGMPGSNMPPVPIMRMFGVTELGNSVCCHVHGFNPYLYVIAPTNFNDHHCRLFKEALDKAILKDMRSNPENIQVAVLAVERVFKQNMYGYTGDEKSLFLKITLALPKLVSRCKKIVEEETILSDFKHRYTAFESNIDFDIRFMVDTSVVGCSWIELPPKTWKLRQHFGHNLPLTARCQLEVDVAWDTFIAHAPQGEWSKIAPFRILSFDIECAGRKGIFPEPNHDPVIQIANMVIKQGESEPFLRNIFTLDTCAPIVGCQVLSFETEHKMLEKWADFVRQLDPDIFTGYNINNFDFPYLINRASHLNVRDFYFLGRIKNIKSVIKTQVLQSKQMGRRENKSINFEGRVPFDLLLVLVRDYKLRSYTLNAVSYHFLQEQKEDVHHSIITDLQNGNAQTRRRLAVYCLKDAYLPLRLLDKLMCIFIYMEMARVTGVSISSLLTRGQQIKVVSQLLRKTREKDYLMPVHRGQASDEQFEGATVIEPKRGYYNDPIATLDFSSLYPSIIMAHNLCYTTLLKYDKQTKNNIQSDNITITPNDSKFVKVNIRKGILPEILENLLSARKAAKAELKKETDPLKQKVLDGRQYALKVSANSVYGFTGAQMGKLPCLEISASVTAYGRTMIEQTKQEVEEQYCISKGYKNNAVVVYGDTDSVMIKFGVKTVEEAMELGKEAAEYVSSKFLKPIKLEFEKVYFPYLLINKKRYAGLYFTRPDKYDKMDCKGLETVRRDNCPLVANMMNTCLQKLLIDRNPTDAMNYAKQIISDLLCNRIDISQLVITKELTKTDYAAKQAHVELAAKMKKRDAGNAPKLGDRVPYVFIRAAKGTPAYQKAEDPIYVLENNIPIDTNYYLENQLAKPLVRIFEPILGEKAESLLLKGDHTRTKSVATSKVGALSAFTRKKEVCLGCKAVLVPEREKMALCKYCESKEAELYQNELYLGRKLEEKFCRLWTECQRCQGSLHQEVLCTSRDCPIFYMRKKVQMELDTQMKRIERFGIPSW
- the LOC107994170 gene encoding ADP-ribosylation factor-like protein 1 isoform X1 translates to MGGLLSYFRNLLGSREMRILILGLDGAGKTTILYRLQVGEVVTTIPTIGFNVEQVTYKNLKFQVWDLGGQTSIRPYWRCYYSNTDAIIYVVDSADKDRIGISKDELIYMLREEELQGAILVVLANKQDMAGCLSVAEVHQALGLDALKNRTFQIFKTSATKGEGLDQAMDWLSNALQSRK
- the LOC107994170 gene encoding ADP-ribosylation factor-like protein 1 isoform X2, giving the protein MRILILGLDGAGKTTILYRLQVGEVVTTIPTIGFNVEQVTYKNLKFQVWDLGGQTSIRPYWRCYYSNTDAIIYVVDSADKDRIGISKDELIYMLREEELQGAILVVLANKQDMAGCLSVAEVHQALGLDALKNRTFQIFKTSATKGEGLDQAMDWLSNALQSRK